Genomic DNA from Candidatus Woesearchaeota archaeon:
CAATAATTATGGATGGTGTCCCTGACAAAGATATTATCGAATCCGCAGAGAAAAACAGGGTAAAAGTCGTTGTTGCTGCTGAGCCGGGCGAGAATTCAAACAGAGTTGCTGTTTTAACATCCGAACAACTAGAGTAACTCTGGTTGTTTAATTTTTTGAATATTTTTGAATATTTTTGTGCATTTTTTTCACGTTTTTTCTTCTTTTAGTTCACCTCTGTTTTCTGGTGTATTTGTTATGTTCTGATGTGGTTGTTATGTCTTGTTTGTTGAGTTTTGTTTGCAGTTTTTTCTTTTTTGAAAAGTACTTAACGCTTCGGCGCCGGTTCGTTTGTGATTTTGCAAAGTGCTGCTACAAAGACTTGGAGAACGGTTGATGACAATAACAGAACACTATCTTAAATATCGCAATTTTTTGTTGTTTCTTGTTTCTTGATTTCTTCAAGTATTTCTTCAACCAAAAGATCGATCTGACTTTCAGTATTGATTTCTAACACATTATGTCCGAGTTCTTGTGCTTCAAAAAAACAAGTCTCAAAAATCTGCGCATCTAAGTTCTCTCTGATTTTCTGATCTGAATAATCGCGCAGTTGCAAGCGCTTTTTGAGCGTTCCTAGCTCACAGGTTGTAACAATACACAAATCAACCTTTGCGGGATCAATAAAATGGGAGAGATGTGAGTCAATTACTGCATTTTTATCGCGTGTTTCTTGTTCAAGCGCTTGTGCGAATCGCTCTTCATCTATAATTGCTGCGTTGCGCTCATTGTCAAAACCTTCTGCAAGGTCGTATTTGTCAATAATGTGCTTGTCTGAAATATACTCTATATCAAGACGTGTTGCAAGCGCTTTTGCAAGGGTTGTTTTTCCTGTCCCGGGTGTTCCGGTAATAACAATGATCATTACACTACTCATTTTACAAACATTTATAAAGCCTTGTTCT
This window encodes:
- a CDS encoding AAA family ATPase, yielding MFFSEYLPKFLKVREQGFINVCKMSSVMIIVITGTPGTGKTTLAKALATRLDIEYISDKHIIDKYDLAEGFDNERNAAIIDEERFAQALEQETRDKNAVIDSHLSHFIDPAKVDLCIVTTCELGTLKKRLQLRDYSDQKIRENLDAQIFETCFFEAQELGHNVLEINTESQIDLLVEEILEEIKKQETTKNCDI